TGGGAAATGGTTATTATAGaggtttttaacaaaaaaaaagcttaTTAAATTTAACTACGTTAACCCTATTTTCTTGCttcaatttttgtttctttatggTTCCTGTTTTGGTTTTTCATTGCCGATATTGtatctttgttttaaaatttattttaatagatCTTACATAGTATACTTAATTTAGATCAATTTCTAaagctaatattaatttaagtatttattaaaaattatgatacggcgcgaaaatttgttatttcaatTGTTGAGTTTAGCTCTTCACATCTCACCAAAAATACCGCACgaatcatttatttaataaaaaaaacaatgttcATAAATCCGCTATTGTTCGCTATAACAACATTAAAGTATTGAATTAAGGTATGTATGTTAGTTGGTTTATATTTGATGCTGTTCCAATTGGTTCTGCATTAGAAACCTTATTTTCATTAGatgaaaatgttgcaacaatttccataacaaaaaaattacattaaaaaaattttccacttttctCTCAATTTTGTGGAATTGAAGCTCTTACCacactttattaaattattcggtagctattaatgaaaaattatacgtCTAAATAGCTTTTATGGgagcataaaattattattacatatttaaaactTCAAGAAGTTGTAGatacaatattaaaatgcactcttaaataaataaaagatattaCATTTGAAAATTGGTTTTTAACGCTAATTTACACTCAAAATGTTGAGACACTCCATGTTTTTATGCCGGTAATTGCAATTTCTTTCCTTTTAGTActttagttatatataaataaaagaaatcgcagTATAAAATAGTTTGTACTATCCCGGCAAATATCGCTATTAAATCGTAATGAGTTTCAGCAATGTATCGATGAATCcagtttaataaataaagagCTCGATATGAACCAAGAGCGAAGAGATAGTGACTAGTAATTGATTCAGCTTCTCCGGTTTTGCTAACCATAAATAGCTGTGGAAGAATTGCAACCGACTCCAAATAAATCGAAAATGTCCACAGGATTTCCATTACAGTAAACTCATGATTAATAATCAATGACAGCAAAGCACACGGAACAAGTAAGAACTCAATGCGAAAAGTATCATGATTATGGTCGTAAGTTCCTCTAAATTTTCCATACATCAAATATAGTGTTGTTCCAGATGCCGAAAGGAATAGTACTTTCATAACCGAATTGTAAAGGCTAACATAAGTGGTAAACAAATCCAAATAACGCGTTAAGTAAACTAATGCAAATAGAATTtgagattttccagatattcctGCGCAGGAGCgggttttccaaatttttagcAGTAGTATGATTACAGCCACTACGTGTGACAAATCACCGGCTAAGCGAAAGATATTCATTTCTCATAAATGTATTAAgttgatatttaatatataatgtaaTTCTTATTCCATAAACACTTTCAACTTTATGTTGTCgaaaataaagattttcaaCACTCGTCAATTCTAACTAAATATTTCACGACAACATTGAAGGAATAAGAACACAAATGACGTGGCTGACAATCGGTGAAAAGTACAACAAGATTGAACAAAAATCCTACAACTTTAGATCCAACATAATGATGCGTTTAGACAAGTTAAATCGTTCTGTTTGCGATATCAATAATTAATGCAATGGTTATATGATAGGTTAAGATTGGGCGCTACACTACACTACACCATCATGCTAGCGGAATCAACTGATGCTGCAACAAGCTTGAGGCATACACTACACCAATATGTTggtacaataatattttttttcacaaattgtaCATGAAAAAGGCCGTTATGGATAGAGACATAAAATTAGTGCggatttgtttatttcttcACAACTATTTCCTTGTTGGCCTAAGGAtctatttctattaatttttcaatcatTGTCTTATAGCACATGTATTTTATTTCGCGTCTACAATTAATTCCAAATAAATGCGGTAAATTCACAATACACTACTACACTACTATTTTATTTCGCGTCTACAATTATCATCACACATATTTTCCCATAAACACGGCACTGATtcatataaatcaataaattctccccaaatattcatgaaaattgcaattaaatgcGGTAAATTCACAATACACTACGGCAGCATGCTGATACAatcagaaaaatatcaaaatcgttTTGGTTTTGCTTCAGCAGATTGTGCAATCACACCACAAGTACATATACGATCAATCAGCTGGCACCATTAGAAGATTGCGCCATTTTGACATTTTACTCTCCCAAAAAACCTGTAGCTGCCAGCAGTTAGTATACAAAGCTTATGTATTCTCCTTTTTTACTAAAGCGGTGTAATTATCTTGCATATTCTCTCTTTAGCGTAAATGCTTCATATATTTTGCTGCTCTaatgtttcaattattttagaaagcaatgtgttatagttttgtaaattttctttaGCTGTATTGAATTTATCACTTCTAAGCTCGTTATATTGGGCGATGTTCACTTTTGAAAAGTTTTCATTGGGAAGTAACAACTAAATTATCCATTTGAATTCGTGAAAATTgctcaaaagaaaaatttttatttcatattcagTTAATTCTGATAGAATCCTAGCAGAAATCcgtgaaatcgaaaaaaatctgGCAATCTCCATATTTACCAAAATCCGTGATCATTTTTAGACGGATATATTTCGATAGTCGACAACTAgtcgaattttttttgtaatttctatcCAGCCCTTTTATCCACAACCCAAATCGAATTATTATAAGGAGATTTATAATTCCATCAGCAATATTATCAATTCAGTAGATTTCACtgtattatttcttattatggCCACAGCCGGGtaatatttgtaaaacttttttaCAATTTCGGAAATATTGTAGGCACAATGAGCTACCGGACGTCAAGACTCGTATTGTgcagtttaattaattttaactgaTGGATAGGCGCTAGTCATTGGAAGTCCTTTTTTCTCACGGAAAATCGTAAGATGTTTAGGAAACTCTTCACCCTCAGCAATACTTCCTTAGTTGTAGGCGGCATTgtcttattaaaaattatatcggGTGCTTGTTTTATAATCCGTACTGGTACTTTATagccctattctcatgccctcacaaaaatcaccacactcactactgtgaagcttttgaattttgtaatgatttccttattttggcgaaaattcaaaagttcaaatgctcacaattttctcaaacctctgtgacgtgtgaaagcagccatcacaatacaaaaatatacatatgtgtttgttttgttttacatcaatatttgaaaagaaatatgtaaatatttgagtgTTGTAACTACCATTGAGGGACTGTTCTTTGAGTGTGCGGCTATTGTTGACGAGcatcatttataaatacatttcgaTTTGCCAAATCGATATGTAAAGTTCTGATAGATGAATTAGTGCCGTGATGTTCAGAAACCGAATATTCCATTTACTCTGAGATTCCTGGCGTGCTTATACTTTTACGGGCACGGCTCTTACCAAAAATGCGTTGGGAATAGttagatactttctatgagccaGTCTTCTGTGTCTAGAGTTCTACATTTTGTATCTAAAGTTAATTAGTTATGGCTTTGAGAAGGTGGTCCTGAGAGTTTTCACTGCGAAGCCAAAACGGACTGCCGTGGCCTGCGCCGCTTGAAACAGAAGCGGTTGGCCAAATGACTATGGAAGTGGACTAGGTCCCCTCGGCCTAGCGTTGGGGGCGGCTCGTCAATCGACGAGTCCGCCTTCGGTCTGGATAAGCTGTTTGACGAAGAGCAAGAAGAAGGCAATCCCAGCTCTGAACTAGCGCTACTGGAGGTAAGACTGGAGAATGTAGTTTCTCCAGATTAACCTGCAGCATGCAAAGGCGGCTTCCGCAGAATTATTGCTCCGCCTGGAACGGGATAGTCATCGTCGTCTTTATCCAGGAACCGTGGCTGAGCAGTAGCGGTATTTCTGGATTAAGGGCGAAGAGCCACAAGCTGCTAACGGTCAGCGATTCAGATAAAAACAGAGCCTGTTTGTTATTTCCGAACGAACTTAATGTGTTCCTTTTGCCTAATTTCAGCAACGGAAGCGTTGCCACCGCTAATTTAGAATGCGAGGAAAGGATTTGGCTGATTTCGGCCTACATGCTCTAATGCAAATTCGCGGCATGAAATCTGGGGCAGCACGGATACAAATCAGAGAGGTGAGTCATTTTTCGAGTTTAAAGTAGATCAAGatctttgtatttgtaatagGGGAAACTCCCCAACTTTGGTAACTGCGGGTAGAGAGGAGGTCCTTGATCTCACCCTAGCCTCAATCGCGATTGCACCTCTGATCTCAGACTGGAAGGTCCTAGGGGACCATTCCTTATCTGACCATAGATTATCGGGTTTAGTATGGACGAAACGCGTCCACCCAGCAAATATCAGGAAACTTTAGGAAAACAAACTGGAACCTTTATTCCAAAAGGCTCCGATTTGTTCTCTAAGAAGCAACGGAGGAGACAACTAACGCGGTGAAGGATTACGTAGAAATCTTTAGCTCCGCGTGGAACTATGCCCTGGAGAGCTCGTGTCCATTAAGGATGCCGAAGGGCGGAGGGAAACCGATCTGGTGGACTTTGG
This portion of the Zeugodacus cucurbitae isolate PBARC_wt_2022May chromosome 3, idZeuCucr1.2, whole genome shotgun sequence genome encodes:
- the LOC105220070 gene encoding ER lumen protein-retaining receptor produces the protein MNIFRLAGDLSHVVAVIILLLKIWKTRSCAGISGKSQILFALVYLTRYLDLFTTYVSLYNSVMKVLFLSASGTTLYLMYGKFRGTYDHNHDTFRIEFLLVPCALLSLIINHEFTVMEILWTFSIYLESVAILPQLFMVSKTGEAESITSHYLFALGSYRALYLLNWIHRYIAETHYDLIAIFAGIVQTILYCDFFYLYITKVLKGKKLQLPA